The DNA sequence GAGGTGCTGATCGCCTGAGGCCACGCAAAGGGGAGGGAGAGGGCATGACCGCCACCGCGATTCCGACCGTGCAGGTCGACGACGACAGGGTCCGGGTGACCGAGTGGCGTTTCCCGCCCGGCGCGGCCACCGGCTGGCACGTGCATGCGATGGACTATGTGGTGGTGCCGATGACCACCGGCCGGCTGACGCTGAAGGAACCCGGCGGCGGCACCCGCTACGGCGACCTCGTTGCCGGCCGCGCCTATGCCCGCAAGGCCGGCGTCGAGCACGACGTGATCAACGACAACCCGTTCGAGTTCGTCTTCGTCGAGGTCGAGATCAAGGCGTAGCGCTGGGCGCAAAGAAAGGCGGCCAGCCGAGGCTGGCCGCAGGTGAGTCCAGGGGAAGTTGGACTTGGGTTCGGAGGCAGGAAGGCGG is a window from the Alphaproteobacteria bacterium genome containing:
- a CDS encoding cupin domain-containing protein — protein: MTATAIPTVQVDDDRVRVTEWRFPPGAATGWHVHAMDYVVVPMTTGRLTLKEPGGGTRYGDLVAGRAYARKAGVEHDVINDNPFEFVFVEVEIKA